A single region of the Salvia miltiorrhiza cultivar Shanhuang (shh) chromosome 8, IMPLAD_Smil_shh, whole genome shotgun sequence genome encodes:
- the LOC130996771 gene encoding E3 ubiquitin-protein ligase RDUF1-like, translated as MSSTFWCHRCNRFLRVWNPDSIDCPDCNSGFVEEVETPTPSPFTDSRQRRFPAAAMYMMRAPDPCPISGTGSVSSPRLRRSRRNGGDRSPFNPVILLRGPNDGGLGGGGGGGGGGGGGGRAAGGGGFELYYDDGEGSGLRPLPATMSEFLLWSGFDRLVDQLSQIEANGIGRIESNPPASKAAIESMPTVAIIDGHIAVESHCAVCKEAFELGSEAREMPCNHLYHQDCILPWLSLRNSCPVCRHELTTDNENGGGDENGRGNEAGGEDETVGMTIWRLPGGGFAVGRFSGGGRSGERELPVVYTEMDGGFNNNGAPRRVSWGSRGSVSRNRGGLRRLFTGFLSCFGRSGSSTSASRISRRSGSLSSFFSSTPRRDRALSFEENNRRW; from the coding sequence ATGTCTTCCACATTTTGGTGTCACAGATGCAACCGCTTCCTTAGGGTTTGGAACCCGGACTCCATCGATTGCCCCGATTGCAACTCCGGATTCGTCGAAGAGGTCGAGACTCCGACGCCATCTCCATTTACCGATTCCAGACAACGCCGATTCCCCGCCGCCGCCATGTACATGATGCGGGCACCCGATCCATGCCCTATTTCAGGGACGGGCTCCGTATCGAGCCCTAGGCTGCGAAGGAGCCGTAGAAATGGAGGCGACCGGTCGCCGTTTAATCCTGTTATCCTTCTCCGTGGGCCCAACGATGGTGGACttggaggcggaggcggaggcggaggtggaggtggaggtggaggcaGAGCCGCCGGTGGGGGAGGATTTGAGTTGTATTATGACGACGGAGAGGGATCGGGCCTGAGGCCGTTACCGGCGACTATGTCGGAGTTTTTGCTCTGGTCGGGTTTCGATAGGCTGGTGGATCAGCTATCACAAATTGAGGCGAACGGGATCGGGAGAATCGAGAGCAATCCGCCTGCATCGAAAGCCGCAATCGAGTCTATGCCGACAGTGGCGATAATCGATGGCCACATAGCGGTTGAATCACACTGCGCTGTCTGCAAGGAGGCGTTCGAGCTGGGGAGCGAGGCGCGCGAGATGCCCTGCAATCATCTGTACCATCAGGATTGCATTCTGCCGTGGCTCTCGTTGAGGAATTCTTGCCCCGTGTGTAGGCACGAGTTGACCACTGATAACGAGAATGGTGGCGGGGATGAGAATGGACGAGGGAATGAGGCGGGAGGCGAGGATGAGACGGTGGGAATGACGATATGGAGGTTGCCAGGCGGTGGTTTTGCGGTGGGGAGGTTTTCGGGAGGGGGGAGAAGCGGCGAGAGAGAGCTGCCGGTTGTGTACACGGAGATGGATGGCGGATTCAATAACAATGGGGCGCCGAGAAGGGTTTCGTGGGGCTCTAGGGGCAGCGTTTCGAGGAATAGGGGAGGGTTGAGGAGATTGTTTACTGGCTTCTTGTCTTGCTTTGGGAGAAGTGGATCTTCCACGTCTGCTTCTAGAATTAGTCGGAGGAGTGGTTCGCTATCATCGTTTTTTAGCTCCACACCAAGACGAGATAGAGCTTTGAGTTTCGAGGAAAATAACAGAAGATGGTGA